tctttctcttcagaGTATTGAACTATAAAGTCATACTTTCCTTCACCAAGTGGACCAACAGAAGTGTCTCCTTCGAGATATCTTTTGTAGAGTGGGTCCTTCTTTTTTCTTCGACGTATGCGAATATTTCACTAGCTTTGAGTGGAGTAAACATGGTGAAAATTATTTCACTAGCTTTGAGTGGAGTAAACATTTACTCTCGTTTCCTCTTTTTCTGTTCATTCTCTTTCTTCCATGTTTTGTTTCTCTTAATTACGCTGACAATTTACCAATCACACCTTATATGTGACCGGCTACATAGGGACAATGTCGCCATTATGAAAAATTGAACAGTATGATGTCTATCCACCTAATTAAATAAGTTTTCATAGTTATCTACTGCAatttccctaaaaaaaaggaatgGTTAAGTGACTATTTCCTCAAACAAAACGGAATGAAAAAAGAAGACCAGACTTCATTAGAGTGAGCGCACTAAAAGAAGTGTAAATTTAAGTCACATTTAAACAGCTCTTATCGATTGTTTGAGCTACAAGCGAACCATTTTTGGCACTAGAGATCATATTACATACTGAAGCAGATGGATCCATCCCTGAACCAATCATCTTCTCAACCAAATCCTCAgcttctttcattttcttttctttacaaAGAACGTCAACCAAATAACTATAGCTAGCAACATTTGGAGCCAACTCTTTATCTCCCATCTCTCTCAGCAACCTCAACGCTCTATAAGAACTACCTTCCCTACAATACCCAAGAATCATCGTATTGTAGATCACCTCGTTAGGTTCTACCATCTTCTCGACCATCGATCTAAAAAGCCTCGATGCTTCGTTCATCTGACCTTTGATGCAAAACCCGTGAATCAACACACTATAAGTATGAACATCCGGAACTAATCCTAAATTCTCCATCGACGCTCGAAGCTGGATCGCTCTCTCCATGTTATCAGACcgagcaaaggtatcaatgaGAATCGTGTATGTAACTTTCGAAGGTTTAATCCCTCTCTCTTCCATCTCCTTAACAATCTTAGCTGCTCCTGAAGTATCTCCCTTCTTACAAAACCCAGAAACTAGAATATTATACGAGACTACAGACATAGACATACCTCTAGACTTCAGATCTCTGCACAAACTCAACGCCTTTCCTAACTTCCCCATGTTACAAAACCCATCAATCAAAGTGTTGTAAGTGATCAAATTCGGGTTGATCCCATCGCTCATCATCTGTTCCATCAATTTACAAGCTTCACTCGCATTCATCTCTCCACACAACCCACCGATTAAAGTATTGTAAGTAACAACATTACACGAAACCCCTCTCTCGCGCATTTCGTCGAACACTTTAAACGCGTCTTTGGTCCTTCCGTCTTTACAAAGCTGATTCATCACACAGTTGTAAGTGTAGAGATTGGGTAAAACCCCATCCTCCTTCATCTTCTCGTACGTCTCAAACCCTTGTTTCTTAGCCCCGTTCTTGAACAACCCGTGAATCAAAACCGTGTAAGTACGCTCATTAGCCACTAACCCGATCGTCTCCATTTCGAAAAACAAAGCTTTGGCCTTTTCGAGCTCTCCTTTCTTGCAACACCCGTCGATCAATGTCGTGTAGATAACGACGTTTGGTGAAAACCCATTTGCTCTCAACTCCCCAAGAAGGTGAAAGCTCTTGTCGATTTCACCAGATTCGCAACATGCTTTGATCGCGATCCCGAAGCTGTACACATCGAGAACGACTCTCCCCTTGTTCTCGTTGAAGAAACTCCAGAACTCGTCGAAAGAAGACGACCCAGAAACGAAAGTTAAGAGATTGTTGAAGCAATTCGATCCGGGGACAAGACCCTTATCGATCATCTCGGTGAAGTAGGAGAGGGCGGAGTCTAGGGATTGAGATTGGATGTACGCGTTGATGATTACTTCGTAGAGTCGAGAGTTGGGTTTTGAAGTTTCTGAATGTGTTAAGTACCGTAAGAGCGAGGAAGGAGTGAAGGATTGGGAGTGGATTCTTCTGGTGATCGCTTGAAGTAGGAGATATTGAGCGTGCGGGAGTAAGTTTCCAGAGAGAAGGAGATGAAGGAGGACTGAGAATGATTCGTGTGTGTGTTGAACTCCGTGAAGATTGGATGAGTTCAAGAGAGAGAAGGCTTTCAGTGGAGGAACTTTGATTAGATTCGCTAGGAGAATGAGTGTTTTCTGGGCTTTCACCGCCATAGGGTTTACGTTTAAACGCAGAAACTTTCAGGAAAGAAggtgaagaagacaaaggaagCCATGTTTTGAGGTTAATTAAGCAAGAGCATTTCTGAATTTTTGAGGTGAGTCTACTGACTAAACcataaggtttggattaattaacccaatgggtataaatgta
The nucleotide sequence above comes from Brassica napus cultivar Da-Ae chromosome A9, Da-Ae, whole genome shotgun sequence. Encoded proteins:
- the LOC106422286 gene encoding pentatricopeptide repeat-containing protein At4g11690-like, which gives rise to MAVKAQKTLILLANLIKVPPLKAFSLLNSSNLHGVQHTHESFSVLLHLLLSGNLLPHAQYLLLQAITRRIHSQSFTPSSLLRYLTHSETSKPNSRLYEVIINAYIQSQSLDSALSYFTEMIDKGLVPGSNCFNNLLTFVSGSSSFDEFWSFFNENKGRVVLDVYSFGIAIKACCESGEIDKSFHLLGELRANGFSPNVVIYTTLIDGCCKKGELEKAKALFFEMETIGLVANERTYTVLIHGLFKNGAKKQGFETYEKMKEDGVLPNLYTYNCVMNQLCKDGRTKDAFKVFDEMRERGVSCNVVTYNTLIGGLCGEMNASEACKLMEQMMSDGINPNLITYNTLIDGFCNMGKLGKALSLCRDLKSRGMSMSVVSYNILVSGFCKKGDTSGAAKIVKEMEERGIKPSKVTYTILIDTFARSDNMERAIQLRASMENLGLVPDVHTYSVLIHGFCIKGQMNEASRLFRSMVEKMVEPNEVIYNTMILGYCREGSSYRALRLLREMGDKELAPNVASYSYLVDVLCKEKKMKEAEDLVEKMIGSGMDPSASVCNMISSAKNGSLVAQTIDKSCLNVT